A window from Anomalospiza imberbis isolate Cuckoo-Finch-1a 21T00152 chromosome 8, ASM3175350v1, whole genome shotgun sequence encodes these proteins:
- the ATP5MK gene encoding ATP synthase membrane subunit K, mitochondrial, giving the protein MAGHDSGSQHQFTGFQKYFNSYTLIGRRNYVLATYTGVALLVLYFKFRPKKQAPAVTDK; this is encoded by the exons ATGGCTGGCCATGACTCGGGATCTCAGCACCAGTTCACTGGATTTCAGAAGTACTTCAATTCCTATACCCTCATAGGCAGGAGGAAT taTGTATTAGCAACGTACACAGGTGTTGCGCTCCTTGTCTTGTATTTCAAGTTTAGGCCTAAGAAGCAAGCTCCTGCTGTGACAGATAAGTAA